DNA sequence from the Syntrophomonadaceae bacterium genome:
TCGCTAGCTTTTTGCCGTTACCTTAATAGTTATCCAGCCAAGTGGTCTGTTTACGGGAAAGAGCAATGATAGCTTGTGAAAGCCTGCTTTACTATCGTTATACCCCCGCGCTCTTAGGCAGCAACCTAGCTCTCGCCCAGTTGATCGCCCTTGCCAACTCCTCGGTATTGAAGAGAGCGGCGACAGTGATGTAGATCGCCCCGCCGAGGGCGATGAGAACCACTACCTGCAGCAGCCGGTGGGTGAGGAGAGTGGGGTCGAACATTGGTAACGAGTAGCTGTGGGCAGCTGTTACCGCCAGGCCCATGGACAGGGAAGCGATAGCGAATTTAGCGGCAGAGCGCAGGATCCGTTGGCCGTCCAGATGCCCTAGCTTTCTCCGCAGGTAGTAGGCCAGCAAAAGGCAGTTGGCCGTAGCGGCGATGGAGGTGGCCAAGGCCAAGCCGCCGTGGGCCAGGTAACGCACCAGGATCAGGTTAAGAATGATGTTTAAGCCAACCGCCCAAAGGCCCAGCTTAACCGGGGTAGCAGTATCCTGCAGGGCAAAGTACACCCGCACCAGCAGGGCGTAAGCGGCGTGGGCAAAGATGCCCAGGGAGTAATAGAACAGGGCCACGGCGGTCATATGGGTGGCTCTGGCGTCGAAGGCTCCCCGCTCGAATAAGAGGCGGGTGATGGGTTCGCTCAAAACCATTAGTCCCACGGAAAGCGGGAAAACGATAAACCAGAGCAGGCGCAGCCCCTCGGAAAAGGTGCGGCGCAGGTCTTCGGTTTGCTGGCTTGCCGCCTGTTCCGCCAGGAAAGGGTAGCTGGCGGTGGCGGCAGCCCCGGCGAAGATGCCTAAAGGCAAATGCATTACCCGCACGGCAAAATTAAGGGCGGAAATGCTGCCCTCCGCCAGCCCGGAGGCCAGGATGCGGTCCACCAAAAGGTTTATCTGGCCGGCAGCAGAACCTACAATAAACGGAAGCACCAGCAGGCCGATTTTTTTCACGCCGGGGTGGTCTAAACCCTTTAAAGTCGGCCGGTAGTTTTTCTGGCCGACCAGGGGGAAAGCCAAAGCCAGCAAGTGGGCAGCTGCTCCGACCACCGCCCCCAGCACCA
Encoded proteins:
- the murJ gene encoding murein biosynthesis integral membrane protein MurJ — translated: MLSRIFGFVRETVIAYQFGATAQTDAFLVASIIPMALAGLVAGAVAVAFIPVFTEYRLQKGEKEAWTIASTVINLTTLALVAATGLFILAAPVLVPLLGPGLAPETKSLAVNLSMLLAPVLIFTGMVALVTAVLNAYRHFTYPAFAGLLYNFGMIGGALLLGSLMGISGLVLGAVVGAAAHLLALAFPLVGQKNYRPTLKGLDHPGVKKIGLLVLPFIVGSAAGQINLLVDRILASGLAEGSISALNFAVRVMHLPLGIFAGAAATASYPFLAEQAASQQTEDLRRTFSEGLRLLWFIVFPLSVGLMVLSEPITRLLFERGAFDARATHMTAVALFYYSLGIFAHAAYALLVRVYFALQDTATPVKLGLWAVGLNIILNLILVRYLAHGGLALATSIAATANCLLLAYYLRRKLGHLDGQRILRSAAKFAIASLSMGLAVTAAHSYSLPMFDPTLLTHRLLQVVVLIALGGAIYITVAALFNTEELARAINWARARLLPKSAGV